ACCAGTAAACATTTCGTTTGCTGATAGTGATCCAGCATCATCTTATGGGTTTCGCGCCCGATACCGGATTGTTTGTAACCGCCGAATGCCGCATGTGCCGGATAGGCGTGATAGCAGTTGGTCCAGACACGGCCAGCCTGAATGTTGCGCCCCATATGATACGCCACGTTGCCGTCACGGCTCCAGACACCCGCCCCCAGCCCGTACGCCGTATCGTTGGCGATTTGTAACGCCTCATCCATATCTTTGAATGTCGTTACCGCCAGCACCGGTCCGAAAATTTCTTCCTGGAAGACGCGCATGTTGTTTTTACCCAGCAAGATGGTCGGTTGCAGGTAATAACCCTCGTTCAGCGAACCTTCAAGTTTCTTCTTCGCACCGCCGGTCAGGACTTCCGCGCCCTCATTTTTACCGATTTCGATGTAATCCAGAATGGTTTTCATCTGTCCGGCAGACACCTGCGCGCCCATCTGGGTTTCCATATCCAGCGGGTTACCGGTTTTGATCGCTTCCACGCGTTTGATTGCCCGTTCCATAAAGCGTTCGTAGATGGACTCCTGCACCAGCGCACGGCTCGGACAGGTACAGACTTCGCCCTGATTGAAGGCAAACAGCGCGAACCCTTCCAGCGCTTTGTCGAAGAATTCGTCCTCTTTATCCATCACGTCGGCGAAGAAAATATTCGGCGATTTACCGCCCAGTTCCAGCGTAGCCGGGATCAGGTTTTGTGCAGCATAGCCGGCGATCCGCTGGCCGACTTCCGTCGAACCGGTGAAAGCGACTTTGGCGATACGTTTGGAGGTCGCCAGATATTCGCCGATTTCCCCGCCCGCGCCGTTGACCACGTTAATGACGCCAGCAGGCAGAATGTCCTGCACCAGTTCCATCAGCAACAGAACCGACAGCGGCGTCAGTTTGGCCGGTTTGAGTACGATGCAGTTACCAGCCGCCAGCGCCGGTGCCATTTTCCAGCACGCCATCAGCAGCGGGAAATTCCACGGGATAATTTGTGCCACCACGCCCAGCGGTTCGTGGAAATGATAGGCCACGGTTTCGCTGTCGATTTCGCTGATCCCGCCTTCCTGTGCGCGTACGCAGGAGGCGAAATAACGGAAATGGTCGATGGCTAACGGCACGTCTGCACCACTGGTTTCGCGGATCGGTTTGCCGTTATCCCAGGTTTCGGCATTTGCCAGCAGTTCAAGATTTTGTTCCATGCGATCGGCGACTTTCAGCAGTAAGTTTGCACGCTGCTGCACCGGCATTTTTCCCCATGCGTCTTTGGCTTGATGGGCGGCATCCAGCGCCAGATCGACGTCATCGGTGCTGGAACTGGCCACTTTACACAGCACTTCGCCGGTAACCGGCGTCAGGTTGTCGTAATACTCTTTTTTTACCGGCGCGACCCATTCACCGCCAATAAAGTTGTCGTATTGTTTTTTGAGTTTCAGCGGGAAACCGTATTCTTCCGGTTTGACGGCATGAGGATTTTTATCATAGGCCATGATGGAACTCCTTTATGCAACAGGGATTAGCAGAGCGCTGCACAAAGCTTAGGCTTTAAAAATCTCACTGGCAGATTGTAAAGAGAAGTCTTCGAGCGGCCTCACACCTTTTTCGCTGCAAAGCTGGCGTTACCACTTCCGGGGGGTGTGGTGCGCGCAAAACTCTCGCGCTGGAACAGGCGTTCAACCAGTTTTACCAGTTCGGGATGCTCGACACACCAGCCCGGCGCAATACGCCGGAAGTTGAGATAGCCCAGACAACAGGCGACGGCAATATCGGCCACGTTGAGGCTTTCAGAATTGAGCAATGTACGGTTTGCCGCATGCTTTTCCAGCGCATCCAGCCCGCGCAACAGTTTTTCCCGCTGGCGCAAAACCCAGGCTTCGTTAC
This genomic interval from Rahnella aceris contains the following:
- the exaC gene encoding acetaldehyde dehydrogenase ExaC; amino-acid sequence: MAYDKNPHAVKPEEYGFPLKLKKQYDNFIGGEWVAPVKKEYYDNLTPVTGEVLCKVASSSTDDVDLALDAAHQAKDAWGKMPVQQRANLLLKVADRMEQNLELLANAETWDNGKPIRETSGADVPLAIDHFRYFASCVRAQEGGISEIDSETVAYHFHEPLGVVAQIIPWNFPLLMACWKMAPALAAGNCIVLKPAKLTPLSVLLLMELVQDILPAGVINVVNGAGGEIGEYLATSKRIAKVAFTGSTEVGQRIAGYAAQNLIPATLELGGKSPNIFFADVMDKEDEFFDKALEGFALFAFNQGEVCTCPSRALVQESIYERFMERAIKRVEAIKTGNPLDMETQMGAQVSAGQMKTILDYIEIGKNEGAEVLTGGAKKKLEGSLNEGYYLQPTILLGKNNMRVFQEEIFGPVLAVTTFKDMDEALQIANDTAYGLGAGVWSRDGNVAYHMGRNIQAGRVWTNCYHAYPAHAAFGGYKQSGIGRETHKMMLDHYQQTKCLLVSYSSKPMGLF